One window of the Labilibaculum sp. genome contains the following:
- a CDS encoding DUF4876 domain-containing protein, whose amino-acid sequence MKKLIFGLSLLMVVSLFSCSDDDDPILQSDLNLVLNPPAKLKAPTFKNGTVTVTNVNSGEEISKDLYGFMLPILNLEDGLYNFTVEAEVDYFTRDVDDKIIYATTGIRGFSENVEVTGGSFDLTIDLFEYRKNTSFVISEIFFSGTKTPEGKQYNDDKYFEIYNNTDKILYADGLCIAESELNTAQSLNEYTPDVRKEYTPVSSVYRIPGDGDDYPVEPGKSIIVCDVAIDHSAENANSFDLSIADFEWFDGADVDLDVPEVPNMEKIVSTSASVWGLHNRGFTSYVIFKMDDMAPEFNTDNAYHYQYTFVWGDFVKVMDFDAWKVPNNIIIDAVECSTVSDYEWKALDPSLDLTWTHAGDGDDARYGKCVKRKVSHKEGNRIVLLDTNNSEFDFIPTADPTPGIIEEE is encoded by the coding sequence ATGAAAAAACTGATATTCGGTTTAAGCCTTTTAATGGTAGTATCCTTGTTCTCTTGCAGCGATGATGATGATCCAATATTGCAATCAGATTTGAATTTGGTGTTGAATCCACCTGCAAAACTAAAGGCACCAACATTTAAGAATGGTACGGTAACTGTTACTAATGTTAATTCCGGAGAAGAAATTTCCAAGGATTTATATGGATTCATGCTTCCAATATTGAACCTGGAAGATGGTCTTTACAATTTTACTGTAGAAGCCGAAGTGGATTATTTTACTAGAGATGTTGATGATAAAATAATTTATGCTACCACGGGGATTAGAGGCTTTAGCGAGAATGTTGAAGTTACAGGAGGATCTTTCGATCTTACTATCGACTTATTTGAGTACAGAAAGAATACCAGTTTTGTGATTTCAGAAATCTTCTTCAGTGGAACAAAAACACCAGAAGGAAAACAGTATAATGATGATAAATACTTTGAAATCTATAACAATACGGATAAAATCTTATATGCTGATGGTTTATGTATTGCGGAATCTGAACTAAATACAGCTCAGTCATTGAATGAATATACTCCTGATGTACGAAAAGAATATACACCTGTTAGTTCAGTTTATAGAATTCCTGGAGACGGAGATGATTATCCTGTTGAACCTGGAAAATCTATTATTGTATGTGACGTAGCCATTGATCACTCTGCTGAGAATGCGAATTCATTTGATTTATCGATTGCAGATTTTGAATGGTTCGATGGTGCAGATGTTGATTTAGACGTACCGGAAGTTCCTAATATGGAGAAAATAGTTTCTACTTCAGCTTCTGTTTGGGGACTTCACAATCGTGGATTTACTTCTTATGTGATCTTTAAGATGGATGATATGGCACCAGAATTTAATACTGATAACGCTTACCACTATCAATATACTTTTGTATGGGGTGACTTTGTAAAAGTTATGGATTTTGATGCTTGGAAAGTTCCAAATAATATAATTATCGATGCAGTAGAATGTTCTACTGTTTCTGATTACGAATGGAAAGCTCTCGATCCATCATTAGACCTTACCTGGACTCATGCTGGTGACGGGGATGATGCTCGTTACGGAAAATGTGTGAAGCGTAAGGTAAGTCACAAAGAAGGTAATCGTATTGTTTTATTGGATACCAACAACTCAGAATTCGACTTTATTCCTACTGCTGATCCTACACCAGGTATAATCGAAGAGGAATAA
- a CDS encoding TonB-dependent receptor, translating to MKFSFKVFFGCMFFVLLSFHSSAQKEYTIKGRVVEKDLGESVSFATVGLKDINIWSITDGEGYFNFKGIPSGEYKIYISCLGFMAVESSIVINADRTSLLFKMETENQNLSEVMVIAEESRENGTSSTIKKEALKHLQPSSFADILELLPGGVSQKNSMTTMKLISLREPGSASSFSNDSYDYNSSFGTSFVIDGQAISNDAELQNVTGSYSSDRYIRRRNTTGKGIDMRLISTDNIESVEIVRGIPSVKYGDLTSGLVNITRAYKAKPLTARIKADPGSKLFSIGKGVNLGGSKSLNADIDYLDYKSDPRNPKVNYTRITGSVRYGSRSESENGLFTFNTNIDYTGSFDETKKDPEIDLPETDKYKSKYNKVSAGTTLSWQSYKSSIFKGIEARVNGSYTHNQKVIDKSVLGNNTPIMTNREEGEFYSEYLPSSYLSHLVVDGKPIYLFADVSSDFQLDIFNVKQNILIGAEWRYNKNFGDGEVYDVKRPLYPGNGRSRVSKDIPSIQRLSFYMEDKLSIPIANHRLNLQGGVRATQALNMASDYALSGKLYFDPRANMRWRFPKFNLFNRSGYVELTGGYGMHTKFPGLTHLYPDMLYLDIVQLNYFSQNKDLRQVQYKTKMIDPINYQLKPNRNEKFEFGFNLKLGKARAYVTAYHELLKNGFKRLGYYETMGFKLYDVSSGPHPDELSGPPTVEQFDYESRKEFIYYSKRANGAREEKVGVEYQIDLGQIDAIHSRVSINGAWMRAKYDLSDATYKHPSTVIDGKDYPYIGYYNWDRGKEYEQFNTNFRADTHIKKFGLMFSTAIQCMWYHQFRYNPHDGMPEYYFDMDGNQFEYNESHTTDPLLRFLYDKPSPNDFDLYKTPIGIDVNLTVSKSIGDQMELSFYVNRILDYHPDYTRSDGTKVTRKVSPYFGMELNINL from the coding sequence ATGAAGTTTAGTTTCAAAGTGTTTTTTGGTTGTATGTTTTTTGTACTGCTTTCATTTCATAGCAGTGCTCAAAAAGAATATACAATTAAAGGGAGAGTGGTAGAGAAGGATTTAGGAGAATCAGTTTCATTTGCGACAGTGGGACTAAAAGATATTAATATTTGGTCAATAACAGATGGTGAAGGATATTTTAATTTTAAAGGGATTCCTTCAGGAGAATATAAAATATACATTTCTTGTTTGGGTTTTATGGCTGTGGAAAGTTCTATTGTAATTAACGCTGACAGAACTTCATTGCTATTTAAAATGGAAACAGAAAACCAAAATTTAAGTGAGGTTATGGTGATTGCTGAAGAATCGAGAGAAAACGGAACATCTTCCACCATTAAGAAAGAGGCTTTAAAACACTTGCAGCCTTCCAGTTTTGCCGATATTTTGGAATTGCTTCCCGGAGGTGTAAGCCAAAAGAATTCGATGACCACGATGAAATTGATTTCATTGAGAGAGCCTGGTAGTGCCTCTAGCTTTAGTAATGATTCATATGATTATAATTCATCCTTTGGAACATCATTTGTGATTGACGGACAGGCAATTTCCAATGATGCAGAATTGCAAAATGTAACCGGATCTTATAGTTCAGATCGTTACATAAGGCGACGAAATACGACTGGTAAAGGTATTGATATGAGATTGATTTCTACAGATAATATTGAATCTGTAGAAATTGTTCGAGGAATTCCTTCTGTAAAATATGGGGACCTCACCAGTGGTTTGGTCAATATCACACGGGCTTATAAAGCAAAGCCCTTGACTGCAAGAATTAAAGCAGATCCAGGTTCTAAATTGTTCTCGATAGGAAAAGGTGTGAATTTGGGAGGAAGTAAAAGCTTGAATGCCGATATTGATTATTTGGATTATAAATCCGATCCCAGAAATCCGAAGGTAAATTACACTAGAATAACTGGATCAGTGCGTTATGGAAGCAGATCAGAATCCGAAAATGGCTTATTTACTTTTAATACAAATATTGATTATACCGGATCGTTTGATGAAACTAAGAAAGACCCGGAGATAGACCTACCAGAAACTGATAAGTATAAGAGTAAATACAATAAAGTGAGTGCAGGTACCACTCTTTCATGGCAGTCTTATAAATCTTCAATCTTTAAAGGAATTGAGGCTAGAGTTAATGGTAGTTACACACACAATCAAAAGGTCATAGATAAGTCGGTACTGGGAAATAATACACCCATCATGACCAATAGAGAGGAAGGAGAATTTTACAGTGAGTATTTGCCCTCATCCTATTTGTCTCACCTTGTGGTTGATGGCAAACCTATTTATTTGTTTGCAGATGTTTCATCGGATTTCCAATTGGATATTTTCAATGTAAAGCAAAACATTCTAATCGGAGCAGAATGGAGATACAACAAAAACTTTGGAGATGGAGAGGTGTATGACGTAAAACGTCCATTGTATCCAGGAAATGGCAGATCAAGGGTTTCAAAAGATATTCCTTCTATTCAACGACTGTCATTCTATATGGAAGATAAGTTAAGTATTCCTATTGCGAATCACAGGTTAAATCTACAAGGGGGTGTAAGAGCAACACAGGCCTTGAATATGGCATCGGATTATGCTCTCTCAGGGAAACTCTATTTCGATCCCAGAGCTAACATGAGATGGCGCTTTCCTAAGTTCAATTTATTTAATAGAAGTGGATATGTTGAGTTAACTGGTGGATATGGGATGCATACCAAATTCCCAGGGCTGACACACCTATATCCAGATATGCTTTATCTCGATATCGTTCAGCTAAATTATTTTTCTCAAAATAAAGATTTAAGACAAGTACAGTATAAAACCAAAATGATTGATCCAATCAATTATCAGTTGAAACCCAATAGAAATGAAAAGTTTGAATTTGGATTTAATTTAAAATTGGGAAAGGCCAGAGCTTATGTAACAGCATATCACGAATTGCTTAAGAATGGATTTAAGCGATTGGGATATTACGAAACAATGGGTTTTAAATTATACGATGTATCATCAGGACCTCATCCCGATGAATTAAGTGGACCACCAACAGTAGAACAATTCGATTATGAATCAAGAAAAGAATTCATCTACTATAGTAAAAGAGCAAACGGCGCACGAGAAGAGAAAGTAGGTGTTGAGTATCAAATTGATTTGGGACAAATTGATGCCATACACTCAAGGGTCTCAATTAATGGTGCTTGGATGAGAGCTAAATACGATTTAAGCGATGCAACTTACAAACACCCAAGTACAGTAATCGATGGGAAGGATTATCCATACATAGGATATTACAACTGGGACAGAGGGAAAGAATATGAACAGTTCAATACCAATTTTAGAGCGGATACTCATATTAAAAAATTTGGTTTAATGTTCTCAACAGCCATACAGTGTATGTGGTATCATCAATTTAGATATAATCCTCATGATGGTATGCCTGAGTATTATTTTGATATGGATGGAAATCAGTTTGAATACAATGAATCACACACAACAGATCCGTTATTGCGATTCTTATATGACAAACCAAGTCCAAATGACTTTGACTTGTATAAAACTCCTATTGGTATTGATGTGAATCTTACCGTATCAAAGAGCATAGGTGATCAGATGGAACTATCCTTTTATGTAAATAGAATTTTAGATTATCATCCGGATTATACGCGTAGTGATGGCACTAAAGTAACTCGAAAAGTATCTCCATACTTTGGAATGGAACTTAATATTAATCTTTAA
- a CDS encoding response regulator transcription factor, which translates to MEFEDKKKQTVIASDQYLVRLGVKTLLNVIGIESDLYEADSFEELERLVNDVPDLNYLILSEDLLPKQKQDCLKGIKGSCSFCKAIIIGQQKIPNCVFEHFILHSYNRKQVVEKLQLFFQESDSTFGNHDSCTLSDREIDVLKAVALGYSNKEIADQLFISINTVITHRKNITQKLGIKTISGLTVYALMNHIIKAEEVR; encoded by the coding sequence ATGGAGTTTGAGGATAAAAAAAAACAAACAGTAATTGCTTCCGACCAATACTTGGTTAGACTAGGAGTTAAAACACTTTTAAATGTGATTGGAATAGAATCGGATTTATACGAAGCAGATAGTTTTGAGGAGTTGGAACGACTTGTGAATGATGTTCCGGATTTAAATTATTTAATTCTTAGTGAAGATCTTTTACCCAAACAAAAGCAAGATTGTTTAAAAGGTATTAAAGGTTCTTGTAGTTTTTGTAAGGCAATAATAATTGGTCAGCAAAAAATACCAAATTGCGTATTTGAGCATTTTATTCTCCATTCTTATAACAGAAAACAGGTGGTTGAAAAATTACAACTCTTCTTTCAAGAGTCGGACTCCACTTTTGGGAATCATGATTCTTGTACTTTAAGTGATCGGGAGATTGATGTTTTAAAGGCAGTAGCTTTAGGTTATTCAAATAAAGAAATTGCTGATCAATTGTTTATTTCCATCAACACGGTGATTACTCATCGGAAAAATATTACCCAAAAATTAGGAATAAAAACTATTTCAGGATTAACAGTCTATGCCTTAATGAATCATATTATTAAAGCTGAGGAAGTAAGGTGA
- a CDS encoding hemerythrin domain-containing protein, which yields MVAFTKNSKMAEVILRDYQLLPIISRFGIKLGFGNKSIEEICTDRNVDLPFFLEILNSYHSIDYFPENHLCDFKADVMVSYLTNTHSYYLNSKVPHIELFIDRMDQTAQFENSRNVALLKQFFNEYKIDIEHHFSEEEKNVFPYVLALEKALKSNNCSPQLIEKIKREPIEIYERNHESLEVKLADMKNLIIRFLPPLHCEDDCEHLLTELFQLECDIENHTRMEEKVLIPKVKMLEHKVLEYYGV from the coding sequence ATGGTTGCTTTTACAAAAAACAGTAAAATGGCAGAGGTGATCTTAAGAGATTATCAGTTGCTACCCATTATATCTCGATTTGGAATAAAATTAGGATTCGGTAATAAGAGCATTGAAGAGATTTGTACAGATCGGAATGTAGATCTTCCATTCTTTTTAGAAATATTAAATTCTTATCACAGTATTGATTATTTCCCGGAAAATCATTTGTGCGATTTTAAAGCCGATGTTATGGTTTCCTATTTAACCAATACTCATTCTTACTATTTAAATTCAAAAGTACCGCATATAGAGCTATTTATTGATCGGATGGATCAGACAGCTCAATTTGAGAATAGTAGAAATGTTGCTTTGTTAAAACAGTTTTTTAATGAGTATAAAATTGATATCGAACATCATTTTAGTGAAGAAGAAAAAAATGTATTTCCTTATGTACTCGCTTTAGAAAAAGCCTTAAAATCAAATAATTGTTCACCGCAATTAATAGAAAAAATAAAACGTGAACCAATAGAGATATATGAACGTAACCACGAAAGTCTTGAAGTGAAACTGGCAGATATGAAAAATCTAATCATAAGGTTTTTGCCACCTTTACATTGTGAAGACGATTGTGAACATTTGCTTACAGAATTATTTCAACTGGAATGTGATATTGAGAATCACACAAGAATGGAAGAGAAAGTATTAATTCCTAAAGTTAAAATGTTAGAACATAAAGTACTGGAGTATTATGGAGTTTGA
- a CDS encoding FKBP-type peptidyl-prolyl cis-trans isomerase, which yields MTKRNFRHKNDEEITAYLADNKLEAQKSDSGIYYHISKEGEGEHPTCTSNITISYIGYFTDGNTFDQNERLEINMADVIAGWTEGIQYFKEGGEGILFIPSHLAYGNTDFGFIPAGTVLIFDIQLIGVDAV from the coding sequence ATGACGAAACGCAATTTCCGGCATAAAAACGACGAAGAAATTACAGCCTATCTTGCTGACAATAAACTGGAAGCTCAAAAAAGCGATTCCGGCATATATTACCACATATCCAAAGAAGGAGAAGGCGAGCATCCCACCTGCACTTCAAACATTACGATCAGCTACATTGGCTATTTTACCGATGGCAATACCTTCGATCAAAATGAAAGACTGGAAATTAATATGGCAGATGTTATTGCAGGCTGGACAGAAGGAATCCAATATTTTAAAGAAGGAGGTGAAGGAATCTTATTCATCCCTTCGCATTTAGCATACGGAAATACCGATTTTGGATTCATCCCTGCCGGAACGGTTCTTATCTTCGATATTCAATTGATTGGAGTTGACGCAGTCTAA
- a CDS encoding DUF2892 domain-containing protein has protein sequence MIRKYLRLIIAGILFLGSIALFINSLVSSGIWILLLSGLFVLSYFKNEMNLLAFYFVRKNKFESAGKVLAKVKHPERMIESQEAYYYYLSGLVEAQKQKNAQAEKHFKKALETGLRLKTDQAVAKLNLSGIALSKRNKKLATYYLQDAKKLDKQKMLTAQIREIEGMLKRI, from the coding sequence ATGATTAGAAAATATCTACGTCTTATAATTGCTGGAATCTTATTTTTAGGATCTATCGCTCTTTTTATTAATAGTTTAGTGTCTTCGGGAATATGGATTCTTTTACTTTCCGGTTTGTTTGTATTAAGCTATTTTAAAAATGAAATGAACCTTCTTGCATTTTATTTTGTTCGAAAAAATAAGTTTGAGTCTGCAGGTAAGGTATTAGCAAAGGTAAAGCATCCCGAAAGGATGATTGAAAGTCAGGAAGCATATTACTATTATCTTTCCGGTTTGGTTGAAGCACAAAAGCAAAAAAATGCACAGGCTGAAAAACATTTTAAGAAAGCCTTGGAAACAGGTCTTCGCTTGAAAACTGATCAGGCAGTTGCTAAATTAAATTTGTCAGGAATAGCTCTCTCGAAACGAAACAAGAAACTGGCAACATATTATTTACAGGATGCCAAAAAACTGGACAAACAAAAAATGTTGACGGCACAAATCAGAGAAATAGAAGGCATGCTGAAACGCATCTAA
- a CDS encoding quinone-dependent dihydroorotate dehydrogenase, which yields MNLYRLLIRPLLLQFDPETIHRFTFACFKTFQKSKIIRLIVSAQFRIENSSLERELFGLKFPNPVGLAAGLDKNAEAFDFLGSMGFGFIEIGTLTPKAQPGNPKPRLFRFVNDKALINRMGFNNEGVEEAVERLRKKRTNIIIGGNIGKNKNTPNEEATDDYLKCFDALYPYVDYFVVNVSSPNTPNLRELQGKEPLKRLLNEIMEVNRNKEKTKPVLLKIAPDINNSQLDDIIEIVQETKIDGIVATNTTISREGLSYPESRIKQVGAGGLSGQPLRERSTQVIRYIHEKSGGKIPVIGVGGILTKEDALEKLEAGASLVQIYTGFIYEGPALVKAINKELVRNKV from the coding sequence ATGAATTTATACCGATTATTAATACGCCCCCTTTTACTTCAGTTTGATCCTGAAACTATTCATCGATTTACATTTGCCTGTTTTAAGACTTTTCAAAAATCGAAGATAATTCGTTTGATTGTTTCTGCGCAGTTTAGAATTGAAAATTCATCCCTTGAAAGGGAGCTTTTTGGTTTAAAGTTTCCAAACCCAGTTGGCTTGGCGGCAGGATTGGATAAAAATGCGGAAGCCTTTGATTTTTTAGGAAGTATGGGCTTTGGTTTTATTGAAATTGGAACACTTACTCCAAAAGCACAGCCAGGAAATCCAAAACCTCGTTTGTTTCGTTTTGTTAATGATAAAGCATTGATAAACCGTATGGGATTTAACAATGAAGGTGTTGAAGAGGCTGTTGAACGCTTGCGGAAAAAAAGAACCAATATAATAATTGGTGGAAATATTGGCAAAAATAAAAATACACCTAACGAGGAAGCTACTGATGATTACTTAAAGTGTTTTGATGCCTTATATCCTTATGTAGATTACTTTGTAGTAAACGTAAGTTCTCCCAACACTCCTAATCTGAGAGAACTGCAGGGAAAGGAACCTTTAAAGAGGCTTTTGAATGAAATTATGGAGGTAAACAGAAACAAAGAAAAAACGAAGCCTGTTCTTTTAAAAATTGCACCGGATATTAACAACTCACAATTGGATGATATCATCGAAATTGTTCAGGAAACTAAAATTGATGGCATTGTTGCGACAAACACAACCATTTCACGGGAAGGATTGTCGTATCCGGAAAGCAGAATAAAACAAGTTGGTGCCGGCGGATTAAGCGGACAACCACTTCGTGAAAGATCTACGCAAGTGATTCGATACATACATGAAAAATCCGGCGGGAAAATTCCTGTTATTGGTGTTGGAGGTATCCTAACAAAAGAGGATGCTTTGGAAAAATTAGAAGCTGGAGCTTCGCTTGTGCAAATTTACACCGGCTTTATTTACGAAGGACCTGCTTTGGTGAAAGCAATTAATAAGGAGTTGGTAAGAAACAAAGTCTAG
- a CDS encoding DNA polymerase III subunit alpha — protein sequence MLLNCHSYYSFKYGTLSVEDFLKEVTAGGFTTIALTDINNTAASLDFVRQCAAFGIRPVVGIDFRNGTQQQYVAIAKNTDGFRELNAFLTLHLHEKRAFLPNAPSFKHACVVYPFTSELCDLKEYEYVGVSPQDLLRLPFTEWKNHQHKLVVLQTASFRNKRDYNIHRLLRAIDKNTLLSKLPKSEQADFENRYRSRSELLEIYREYPKIIENTENLLNSCNMEFEFGSNKNKKHFTSSEEEDFELLKCEACEGLKYRYDQVTDEILDRLNKELKVIRELSFCSYFLINWDLVKYAMSKGYYHVGRGSGANSLVAYLLRITNVDPVDLDLYFERFINPFRTSPPDFDIDFSWTDRDDVTRYLFDKYGWDRVALLGTFITFNHKSAFREIGKVFGLPDEEITRLQRNPNPDQADEYGKWVIRYSRYIAGFPSHGSIHSSGILISDEPISNYSATELLPKGFPSTQFDMYIAEDLGLHKFDILSQRGLGKIKDTLAIIRQNHGIDIDIHNTKLFMKDVRVKRMLKKGEAVGCFYVESPAMRMLLTKLKAEDYKRLVAASSIIRPGVAKSGMMREYILRFQDEDRREEARREIPDLYRILEETYGVMVYQEDVIKVAHYFAGLSLDEADILRRGMSWKFKQRNEFAKVRDKFFSNCRQKGYADAIVQDIWRQIESFANYAFAKGHSASYAVESFQALYLKAYYPLEYMVATLNNGGGFYSAQLYLHEAVMHGATVEAPCVNRSSWENRIQGRTIWLGFYLLHDLERTIGKNLINERNENGIFTSLRDFVNRFPVSLEQLIVLIRVGAFRFTGKGKKELLWDAHFLLGHSKKIKSEKTLFQTEVKEFKLPDLWKHQLEDAFDEIELLGLSIQSPFELLKDELPSDLKACHLPRLINRYVRIVGFLITRKPTKASNGKIMFFGTWIDLDGHWIDTVHFPPVAKEYPFRGPGCYCIEGKVTVEYGFLSIEVSKMERMPNLSLDDVTK from the coding sequence ATGCTTTTAAATTGCCATAGCTACTACAGTTTTAAATACGGAACACTTTCTGTTGAAGATTTTTTAAAAGAGGTTACTGCAGGAGGATTTACGACTATTGCCTTAACGGATATCAATAATACCGCAGCAAGTCTTGATTTTGTAAGGCAATGTGCGGCGTTTGGTATTCGCCCTGTGGTGGGAATCGATTTTCGGAATGGAACTCAGCAACAGTATGTTGCAATTGCTAAAAATACAGATGGATTTCGTGAACTGAATGCGTTCTTAACCCTTCATTTGCACGAAAAGAGAGCGTTTTTACCGAATGCACCCAGCTTTAAACATGCCTGTGTCGTTTATCCTTTTACGTCAGAGCTTTGTGATTTAAAAGAATATGAATATGTAGGTGTGAGCCCTCAGGATTTACTTCGTTTGCCGTTTACTGAGTGGAAAAACCATCAGCATAAGTTGGTGGTTTTGCAAACAGCGAGCTTTCGAAACAAACGCGATTACAACATTCACCGTTTGTTGCGGGCCATCGATAAGAATACTTTGTTAAGCAAACTGCCCAAGTCTGAACAAGCTGATTTTGAGAATCGATACCGAAGTAGAAGTGAACTTTTAGAGATTTACAGGGAGTATCCAAAAATTATTGAGAATACAGAAAATCTATTGAATTCCTGCAATATGGAGTTTGAGTTTGGAAGCAACAAAAACAAAAAGCACTTTACCTCTTCGGAGGAGGAAGATTTTGAACTGTTGAAGTGCGAGGCTTGCGAAGGATTAAAATATCGTTACGATCAGGTAACCGATGAGATTTTGGATCGCCTGAACAAGGAATTGAAGGTAATTCGGGAGTTGAGCTTTTGTTCCTATTTTCTGATTAATTGGGATCTGGTAAAATATGCTATGAGTAAAGGATATTACCATGTAGGGCGGGGAAGCGGTGCCAATAGTCTGGTTGCTTACCTTCTGAGAATCACCAATGTTGACCCGGTTGATTTAGATCTTTACTTTGAGCGTTTTATTAATCCCTTCCGAACATCGCCACCCGATTTTGATATCGACTTTTCCTGGACTGATCGAGATGATGTGACTCGATATTTGTTTGATAAATATGGTTGGGACCGAGTTGCTTTGCTTGGTACTTTTATCACCTTCAATCATAAATCAGCTTTTCGTGAAATTGGTAAGGTATTTGGTTTGCCCGATGAAGAAATTACCCGCTTGCAAAGAAATCCCAATCCCGATCAGGCCGATGAATATGGAAAATGGGTAATTCGTTACAGCCGGTATATTGCAGGCTTTCCAAGTCATGGAAGCATCCACTCCAGTGGAATTCTAATTTCAGATGAACCAATAAGCAACTATTCAGCAACCGAACTTTTGCCAAAAGGTTTCCCGTCCACTCAGTTCGACATGTACATTGCTGAAGATTTGGGTTTGCACAAGTTTGATATTTTAAGTCAGCGGGGATTGGGAAAAATTAAAGACACTCTTGCCATTATCAGGCAAAATCATGGTATTGACATCGACATTCACAATACCAAATTGTTTATGAAAGATGTTCGGGTAAAACGCATGCTGAAGAAAGGCGAAGCAGTTGGTTGTTTTTATGTGGAATCGCCGGCCATGCGTATGCTTTTGACCAAACTAAAGGCTGAAGATTACAAGCGATTAGTTGCTGCGAGTTCCATCATAAGACCCGGAGTTGCTAAGAGCGGAATGATGCGCGAGTATATTCTCCGTTTTCAGGATGAAGACAGAAGGGAAGAGGCCAGACGTGAAATTCCCGACCTATACCGCATATTGGAGGAAACTTACGGTGTGATGGTGTATCAGGAAGATGTGATTAAAGTAGCGCATTATTTTGCCGGTTTATCGCTCGACGAAGCAGATATTTTGCGTAGAGGAATGTCCTGGAAGTTTAAGCAAAGAAATGAATTTGCGAAAGTTCGGGATAAGTTTTTTTCCAATTGCAGGCAAAAAGGCTATGCAGATGCAATTGTTCAGGATATTTGGCGGCAGATTGAAAGCTTTGCCAATTACGCCTTTGCAAAAGGACATTCGGCCAGTTATGCGGTGGAGAGTTTTCAGGCGCTGTATTTAAAAGCATATTATCCATTAGAATATATGGTGGCAACGCTGAACAATGGCGGTGGTTTTTATTCTGCACAACTCTACTTGCATGAAGCGGTAATGCATGGAGCCACGGTTGAAGCACCTTGTGTAAATCGAAGTTCTTGGGAGAATCGAATTCAGGGAAGAACAATATGGTTGGGTTTCTATCTTTTGCATGATTTGGAAAGAACAATCGGAAAAAATCTGATTAATGAGCGCAATGAGAATGGCATATTTACAAGCTTGCGCGATTTTGTGAATCGATTTCCTGTTAGTTTGGAGCAATTAATTGTTTTGATACGGGTGGGAGCCTTCCGTTTTACCGGAAAAGGCAAAAAAGAATTGCTTTGGGATGCTCATTTTCTATTGGGGCATAGTAAAAAGATTAAGTCCGAAAAAACCTTGTTCCAGACTGAGGTGAAAGAGTTCAAGCTTCCGGATCTATGGAAACATCAATTGGAAGATGCCTTTGATGAAATTGAATTGCTGGGTTTATCCATACAGTCGCCTTTCGAATTGCTGAAAGATGAGCTTCCTTCCGATTTAAAGGCATGTCATTTGCCTCGACTGATTAATCGGTATGTCCGCATTGTTGGCTTTTTGATTACTCGAAAACCAACCAAGGCCAGCAATGGAAAAATCATGTTTTTTGGAACCTGGATCGATTTGGATGGACATTGGATCGATACTGTTCATTTTCCACCAGTTGCCAAAGAGTATCCATTTCGCGGGCCCGGTTGCTATTGCATAGAAGGAAAAGTAACTGTGGAATATGGATTTTTAAGCATTGAAGTGAGCAAAATGGAACGGATGCCAAATTTGAGTTTAGACGATGTGACAAAGTAA